The segment TAATCTGGCTCTACATTGAAATTCTGCGGCTGCTTTCTAAGCTGAACAGCCGTAACTAATTCACGACCTGGATCTTCTACGGCCGCACATACCAGTATATCAATCAAGTACGAAGAAGGACCAGAAGAAAGAAGACCCATGCTGGAAAGGCTATGAACAAGCCGGCATGATAGACAAAGACGGCAAAAAGGTACCCAATTGTGTCAAGAAGAAAGACTAACCCTTTAACATAGAAAACGCCACTGAAGCTTCAGTGGCGTTTTTGTTTCTGGTTACCAGCATAACCTTTGCTAATGAGTTATCTTATCTATTTCGGAAAAGGCAAGAAAAGCTATTTTAAGAGTCACTTCCTCAAAACCAGCCCCTAAACACTACTCATTAAAGAACACCCGCTTCACCCGGGTACTTACGTTGGTGAGCAGTTCATACGGAATGGTGCCGATGCGGGAAGCCAGTTCCGTGAGCGGCAGTTCTTCGCCAAACACCAGTACCTCATCGCCAGCGCGTACGTCAAGACCTGTCACATCTACCATGCACATGTCCATGCACACATTCCCAATGATGGGAGCCCGTTGCCCGTTAATCAGCACCACACCCACCCCGTTCCCGAAGCGCCGGTCATAACCATCGGCGTAACCAATAGCGATAGTGGCGGTTTGCTTATCGGTAGCCGCAATGCCACGGCGGCTGTACCCTATCGTTTCACCTGCTTTTATGTATTTCACCTGCGAAACAGTGGTTTTCAATTGGCCTACCGTCAGCAGATTACCCTGCTCCTGCCCCGCAGATTCTATCCCGTACAAACCAATACCTAAACGCACCATGTCAAAAGCGGCCTTTTCTCCGAACCGCACGATGCCTGCTGAGTTGAGAATGTGCTTGGTCACAGAATAGCCCAGTGCCTTCTCTACCTGAGTCGCCATCTGCTTGAATTGCGTGATCTGCTCTTGAGAGAAATCATTGTACAGGGCTTCATCGGCGCCGGCCAGGTGACTGAACACGCTTTGCACCCGCACGTGCGGCATATGGTCCAGCACTTCCAATGCTTCTTCCAATTCAGACGGGTTAAACCCGAGGCGGTGCATGCCGGTATCCAGCTTAAGGTGAATGCGAGGCGTTTTGGAGCTCTTTTTGGGGAAATAGTCCAGAAACCGATGTAGCAGATCTGGGGAGTAGATCTCAGGTTCCAGGCTGTACTGCCGCATTTTCAGGAAACTGTCTGGGCTGGGGTTCATGACCATGATGGGCAGCGTGATGCCGTGCTCCCGCAGGGCAATGCCCTCATCGGCGTAGGCCACAGCAAGATAATCCACCCGCTGAAACTGCAGAAGGTTGGCAATCTCATAGGCGCCTGCGCCGTAAGCAAAGGCTTTCACCATAACCATTATTTTTACCCGGGCAGGCACTTTGGTGCGGTAATAATTAAGGTTGTGTACCAAGGCATCCAGGTTTACTTCCAACTTGGTGCCGTGAATTTGCTGCTGCAGCGCGGCCACGATCTTCTCAAACTGGAACACGCGGGCGCCTTTCACCAAAATGGTTTCCTGCCGGAACGTCTCGGAGCGGAGTTGTCCCAGAAACGAATCGGTGCCCAGGTAGAACTCGCTGCCGGCGGGGAACAAATCCTGATGCCGGGTAATGATGTCGCCAATACCGATGACGCGGTCCACACCCCGGGAGGTGATTTCCTGCGCCACCTGTTGGTAGAGCGCAGTTTCTTCCACCCCGGCCTCCAGCAGGTCAGAGACAATTAAAGTCTTACGACCGCGGCGGGCTTGTTGTCCCAGCACATCTAACGCGATGCGCAGACCGGCCAAATCATTATTATAGGTATCGTCAATGACGTAGCAGCCGTTGATGGCTTCTTTGCGCTCCAAACGCATGGCTACGGGGTGCAGGCGTTCAAAGCGACCTAGTAATTCTTCGGGTTTTACGCCCAGGTACAGCAGAACCGCTAAGCAGTGCAGGGCGTTTTCCAGCGAAGCTTCATCAGCGAAAGGCAGGGTAAAGTCCTGCCCTTTCCCGTTGTACCGGAACCGGATTCTGGTTTTACCATGGTGCATCTCCAATACTTTGAGCTGCACCTGCGCTGCAGGGTGTTCATGGGTGCTCCACGCAAAACCAGGTAAGCCCGTGACTTGAATCACCTCCTGCACAGGTTTCTGATCGGCACAATAAATCAACTGGTTAACGTGCTCAAACAGCTTCAGCTTTTCTTCCAGCTTTTGGGTTGGAGAAATGAAACCTTCGTCATGCGCCGAACCCAAGTTGGTAAACACTCCAATGGTAGGCTGCAGCACGCTGGCCAGATGCTCCATTTCATCTGGTTTTGAAATTCCGGCCTCAAAAACTCCAACGGTATGGCTTTCATTAATCTGCCACACAGAGAGCGGCACGCCAATCTGGGAGTTATAGCTGCGGGGGCTTTTCACCACCCGTTCAGAAGCGCTTAACAGCTGCGCCAGCCATTCTTTGACAATGGTTTTGCCGTTGCTGCCCGTGATCCCGATGACCGGGATGGCAAACTTCCGGCGGTGATAGGCGGCCAGACGTTGCATGGCGTGAATGCTATCACTGACCAACAGCACATTGGCCTCAGGCAGCGTAGACAAGTCCATTACGCCTGAGGCATCTTCCACCACAAACTGCCGCACACCGGCGGCGTAGAGTTCTGGAATGTATTGGTGCCCGTCATGGAATTCACCCCGGATGGCGAAAAACACCGAAGAAACGGCATTGGCTATTTTACGGCTATCGGTGAGCAGGTGCTGCACAGGATACGTTGCCTTGCACTGCACCAGCATGCCTCCCACTACCTGGGCAATCTCTTTAAAAGTAAACATGATGCGGTTATCTGTTACTCAAAGATACAACAGAAGAAATACTACCGCACCCTGCCCTGGAAAAGGAGTCGCTAAGTCGTAGAAAGCGCTTTTGTGCTGTTTTCTGAAAAAGAAGCTAAAAAAGACTGACATGAGAAGCAGACAAGCAGTTTAACTTTTCAGAACCACAGATTATAGGCAGAACCGGCTGTGAATTAGGCAGTACGCTAAGCAACTTCTACCTTTGCACTTCTCAAAAAAAATATTGTGAAATTTAGTCGTTACCACATCGCTGCCATTAGCGCCTTTCTCATCTGGGGATTTATCCCGTTTCCGCTTAAAGCTTTAACCGCCTTCCCCAGTAGCCAGATTCTTTATTTTCGTATCCTGATTTCGGTGCTCACCCTGCTGCTGATTTCCAGCACCACTCGCCGGGAGCAGTGGCGCCAAACGTTTGCCATGTACAAGAGCCATAGCCCCATTCTGAAGCGGCGGTTCATTTTATTCACCCTCATGGGCGGTGCTTTGCTCACTATCAATTGGCTTGCGTTCATCTACGTGGTGAACCACGTAGACATCCAGACGGGTTCTTTCTCGTATCTGCTGTGCCCTATCTTAACGGCGGCGCTTGGTTTCCTAATTTTGCATGAGCACCTGCGGGTAAACCAATGGGT is part of the Rufibacter tibetensis genome and harbors:
- a CDS encoding bifunctional UDP-N-acetylmuramoyl-tripeptide:D-alanyl-D-alanine ligase/alanine racemase, whose translation is MFTFKEIAQVVGGMLVQCKATYPVQHLLTDSRKIANAVSSVFFAIRGEFHDGHQYIPELYAAGVRQFVVEDASGVMDLSTLPEANVLLVSDSIHAMQRLAAYHRRKFAIPVIGITGSNGKTIVKEWLAQLLSASERVVKSPRSYNSQIGVPLSVWQINESHTVGVFEAGISKPDEMEHLASVLQPTIGVFTNLGSAHDEGFISPTQKLEEKLKLFEHVNQLIYCADQKPVQEVIQVTGLPGFAWSTHEHPAAQVQLKVLEMHHGKTRIRFRYNGKGQDFTLPFADEASLENALHCLAVLLYLGVKPEELLGRFERLHPVAMRLERKEAINGCYVIDDTYNNDLAGLRIALDVLGQQARRGRKTLIVSDLLEAGVEETALYQQVAQEITSRGVDRVIGIGDIITRHQDLFPAGSEFYLGTDSFLGQLRSETFRQETILVKGARVFQFEKIVAALQQQIHGTKLEVNLDALVHNLNYYRTKVPARVKIMVMVKAFAYGAGAYEIANLLQFQRVDYLAVAYADEGIALREHGITLPIMVMNPSPDSFLKMRQYSLEPEIYSPDLLHRFLDYFPKKSSKTPRIHLKLDTGMHRLGFNPSELEEALEVLDHMPHVRVQSVFSHLAGADEALYNDFSQEQITQFKQMATQVEKALGYSVTKHILNSAGIVRFGEKAAFDMVRLGIGLYGIESAGQEQGNLLTVGQLKTTVSQVKYIKAGETIGYSRRGIAATDKQTATIAIGYADGYDRRFGNGVGVVLINGQRAPIIGNVCMDMCMVDVTGLDVRAGDEVLVFGEELPLTELASRIGTIPYELLTNVSTRVKRVFFNE